The stretch of DNA AACCGGCCAAACATTCGTATACACAATTTTCCCCATTCTGGTTAAATTAGCTTCGTTCTGTGTCAAGCTCCTGCTCCCCCCATCTGGTGAATAATTGATGTTCAATTCTCAGGCTGTCAAGGACTTTCCCCACCAGGAAAGAGACAAGATCATCCATGGTCTGTGGTCCAAAATAAAAAGCAGGCATTGCTGGAACGATCTTCACGCCAAGGCGGGCTAGCTTCAGCATATTCTCCAGGTGGATGGCATGCAGAGGCGTTTCGCGCGGCACCAGCACCAGAGGCCTTGCCTCCTTAAGCATGACATCCGCAGCCCGTGTAAGCAAATTGTCTGACGAACCGTGCGCAATGCCGGACAACGTACCCATCGAGCAAGGCATGACAATCATGCCCTCGACCTGGTATGAGCCGCTCGCAATGGAGGCTCCGATATTACCGATAGGGTGATAGGTGAATTTGCCGGGAAAAGACCCAAATTTCTCTTCAAGCAGCTTATCCCGATCCGTTGTATTCCAATTTAGTTCTTCACGGATCACTCTCCAGCCCGCATTCGTAATGACGAGATGCACATGATATTCCAGCTGCAGCAGCGTCTCGATTAGCTTTATGGCATAGACAGATCCGCTTGCTCCTGTGATCCCTACTACATAGGCTCTTTTACGCTGGTTATCCATCAGTATTGGTACACCACCAAATCAATAAAAGTGAAGATAAAGACCGCTATGCTCAGCACCCCATTCATAGTGAAGAAGGCCGTTTGCAGACGACTAAGATCTTTCGGTGTTACGATATGATGCTCATAGAAGAGGATCACGAATGAAAGAATCATACCCGCGATATACCACCAGCCAAGATCTGTCATGACGAGCAGCGCTACAAAGCCAGCCGCGGTTACAATGTGAAAGCACTTAGCGATGATCAAGGAACGCGCTACTCCAAAACGAACCGGAATCGAGTAAAGCCCTTCCTTCGTGTCAAATTCCACATCCTGACAAGAATAAATAATATCAAAGCCAGCAACCCAAAAAGCAATCGCGACAAAAAACACCATAGCGGTCCAGTTCACCTGTCCCGTGACTGCAACCCATCCGCCAAGCGGAGCCAGCGCAATTGTGAAGCCTAGAACAACGTGACATAGCCAGGTGAATCGCTTGGTGTATGAATATAGCACAAGCATAAACACGGCGATCGGCAGCAGCTTCATTGCGAGTGAATTCAGCTCCCAGGCCGCCCAGAATAAAAGAACAAATGAGGCGATAATAAAGATGACAACTTCGCTTATTTTGAGCAGACCCGCAGGGATTGCTCTTCCCGCTGTACGAGGGTTCTTCTTGTCACTGACTCGGTCGATCAGCCGGTTCAGTCCCATGGCTGCGCTGCGCGCACCGAACATGGCGAGCAGAATCCAGCCAATTTCAGCCCAACTAGGAAATGTTCCTCGAAGCGAAACAGATCCAAGCAATGCTCCCATAAAGGCAAAGGGCAATGCGAATACTGTATGTTCAAACTTAATCATTTGTAAAAAGATGCCGATTTTCTTAAACATGCTGCTGCGTCTCCTTAATTCCGATGTGTAATGCGGCAATACCGCCCGTTAAAGGATACGCTTTAACCTTCTCCAATCCGACTTCACGAAAAATCTCCGCAAGCTCGTCGCGGCCCGGGAATTGTACTAGAGAATCGGGCAGCCACTTGTACTGCTCATAACGCTTTGCGAACAGCTTTCCCAATCGCGGGAGAACTTTCTCAAAGTAGAAATAATAAATGCCCTTGAAAGGCTGCCAAGTTGGCTTGGACAGCTCCAGACAGACCACCATGCCGCCAGGCTTGACCACGCGTTTCATTTCGGACAGCACCTTGCGCAAATCCGGTACATTCCGGAGTCCGAAGCCGATCGTTGCATAGTCAAATTTCCCATCTTCAAATGGAAGCTCCATCGCGTTCCCCTGCACAAGGCTGATTTGGCCTTCAAGGCTTCGCTGTGTAACTTTGGAGCGGCCTACCTGCAGCATATTCTCGCTGAAATCAAGCCCAACGATTTCCCCGCCGCTTGCTTCTGCCATGCTGATTGTCCAATCGCATGTACCGCAGCACAAATCTATGGCCGTATCGCCCTTAGACATCTGCATACGGTCCATAGTGAACTTCCGCCAGGCTTTATGCCGGCGGAAGCTTAAAATGTCGTTCATCCTGTCATATTTGGGAGCAATGCTCTCAAAAACTTCATGGACAAACTGCTCTTTTGGTTTTGAAGATTGACTGTCCACCGTAATGTTTCACCTTACCCTTCATTCAAAGCGGAACGGGACTTTCCTAGCAGAGCCGAGAACGGCTCCAAAATTCCGGACAGCTCCCTCTGCATCCATTCGCCCGCCCCCTCCTGGAGTAGCTCTTGCACCCGGGCAACGGAATGATGCAGCTTGCTAGCAAGCTGTTCCTTCACGTTATACTTCACAAGCAAAGCAGACCATTCCCGTTCTGAAACTCTGCTTTTGGCCAGTAATTGCTTATCCTCGGCTGTTCCCGTCTCCATAATACTCAAATAGGCGTAGCCGCGGTATTCTTCAGGAATTCCCCCGCTTTTACGAATCTCTTCGGCCAGCACCTCACAGCGGCTGATTTCGCTAAGCAGATACCGCCATAAATTCTGTACAGCCTTGTCCAACATAGGCGTAAAAAAGTGGAACAGCCCCATCTTCACCTGAGAGCTTTCCTTAAGATATTCGTCCCGGCTCAGCAGCATCCGCTTCATCCGGCTGTAGAATCCGGCCTTAAGCCGATTGACCTCGCAAACAGCAGAAGCTAGAAGCGCGATCATATCCACCTGACCTGCTTTGGCTAACAGCTCATAGAATGTGCCGCTAAAATAGTCGCCAGCGAGTACCTTCATCTGTCTTGAGCGCATCTGCTTCTCTTCCTTGCGTTCAGGCTCCGGATCGATGAGGTCATGTGTGTCCATTGCCAGCTGCACCAGAAATGTAGCCAAAGCACTGGTCTCCAGGGCCCGTTCATCTT from Paenibacillus sp. CAA11 encodes:
- a CDS encoding UbiX family flavin prenyltransferase, yielding MDNQRKRAYVVGITGASGSVYAIKLIETLLQLEYHVHLVITNAGWRVIREELNWNTTDRDKLLEEKFGSFPGKFTYHPIGNIGASIASGSYQVEGMIVMPCSMGTLSGIAHGSSDNLLTRAADVMLKEARPLVLVPRETPLHAIHLENMLKLARLGVKIVPAMPAFYFGPQTMDDLVSFLVGKVLDSLRIEHQLFTRWGEQELDTERS
- a CDS encoding UbiA-like polyprenyltransferase translates to MFKKIGIFLQMIKFEHTVFALPFAFMGALLGSVSLRGTFPSWAEIGWILLAMFGARSAAMGLNRLIDRVSDKKNPRTAGRAIPAGLLKISEVVIFIIASFVLLFWAAWELNSLAMKLLPIAVFMLVLYSYTKRFTWLCHVVLGFTIALAPLGGWVAVTGQVNWTAMVFFVAIAFWVAGFDIIYSCQDVEFDTKEGLYSIPVRFGVARSLIIAKCFHIVTAAGFVALLVMTDLGWWYIAGMILSFVILFYEHHIVTPKDLSRLQTAFFTMNGVLSIAVFIFTFIDLVVYQY
- a CDS encoding demethylmenaquinone methyltransferase, translated to MDSQSSKPKEQFVHEVFESIAPKYDRMNDILSFRRHKAWRKFTMDRMQMSKGDTAIDLCCGTCDWTISMAEASGGEIVGLDFSENMLQVGRSKVTQRSLEGQISLVQGNAMELPFEDGKFDYATIGFGLRNVPDLRKVLSEMKRVVKPGGMVVCLELSKPTWQPFKGIYYFYFEKVLPRLGKLFAKRYEQYKWLPDSLVQFPGRDELAEIFREVGLEKVKAYPLTGGIAALHIGIKETQQHV
- a CDS encoding heptaprenyl diphosphate synthase component 1; the encoded protein is MKFYRVPELAKKYVEYDMIKAHTELPNFPDPRVRLLYTFLKVQKPEDERALETSALATFLVQLAMDTHDLIDPEPERKEEKQMRSRQMKVLAGDYFSGTFYELLAKAGQVDMIALLASAVCEVNRLKAGFYSRMKRMLLSRDEYLKESSQVKMGLFHFFTPMLDKAVQNLWRYLLSEISRCEVLAEEIRKSGGIPEEYRGYAYLSIMETGTAEDKQLLAKSRVSEREWSALLVKYNVKEQLASKLHHSVARVQELLQEGAGEWMQRELSGILEPFSALLGKSRSALNEG